One Aegilops tauschii subsp. strangulata cultivar AL8/78 chromosome 7, Aet v6.0, whole genome shotgun sequence genomic window carries:
- the LOC109776351 gene encoding GDSL esterase/lipase At1g28600-like gives MGRSNRHCSISLAVIFVFAVLLLNADLGSCGCFKRIFSLGDSITDTGNFAYITRNGPPGPPSVPPYGETYFHRPMGRASDGRLIIDFYAQALGLPLLPPSTPEEKTGKFPTGANFAVFGSIALNPKYFMSRYNFNLSRGCLDDQLASFKRVLARIAPGDAATKSLLSESLVVFGEIGGNDYNFWFFDRTRSRDTAQEYIPDVVARIGAGVQEVIKLGAKTILVPGNFPIGCVPVYLRDYKSNTSTDYDQFGCLKWFNTFSQMHNQLLKQKISMLKSQNPGVKIIYGDYYGAFMEFVKNPLRNGIDKPLVACCGGDGPYGTGHECNQKAKVCPDPSRFANWDQIHMTEKAYNVIANGVLNGPYADTPLLHTC, from the exons ATGGGGAGGTCCAATCGCCACTGCTCCATTTCCCTTGCAGTCATCTTCGTGTTTGCCGTCCTGCTCCTGAACGCTGATCTAGGGTCGTGCGGTTGCTTCAAGCGCATCTTCTCCTTGGGCGACTCCATCACCGACACCGGCAACTTCGCGTACATCACCCGCAATGGTCCGCCGGGTCCGCCCTCTGTGCCCCCTTATGGAGAGACCTACTTCCACCGCCCCATGGGCCGTGCCTCCGATGGGCGTCTCATCATCGACTTCTACG CGCAAGCGTTGGGCCTGCCGTTGCTGCCGCCTAGCACTCCCGAGGAGAAGACGGGGAAGTTCCCGACCGGTGCCAACTTTGCCGTGTTTGGCTCTATTGCGCTCAACCCCAAGTACTTCATGTCAAGGTATAACTTCAATCTGTCGCGCGGGTGCCTCGACGATCAGCTCGCTTCTTTCAAGAGAGTGCTCGCACGGATTGCTCCGGGAGATG CTGCCACCAAGAGTCTCCTGAGCGAATCCCTGGTTGTCTTTGGCGAGATCGGCGGCAACGACTACAACTTCTGGTTCTTCGATCGTACGCGCAGCCGGGACACGGCCCAGGAGTACATACCGGACGTGGTTGCCCGCATAGGCGCCGGCGTCCAAGAGGTGATCAAGCTCGGTGCCAAGACTATCCTTGTCCCTGGGAACTTCCCCATCGGGTGCGTGCCGGTTTACCTCAGAGATTACAAGAGCAACACGTCCACGGACTATGACCAGTTCGGCTGCCTCAAGTGGTTCAACACATTCTCCCAGATGCACAACCAGCTACTGAAACAAAAGATCAGCATGCTCAAGTCGCAGAACCCCGGCGTGAAGATCATCTACGGCGACTACTATGGCGCCTTCATGGAGTTTGTCAAGAATCCTCTCAGGAATGGCATTGACAAGCCTCTGGTGGCATGTTGTGGTGGCGATGGCCCATATGGCACAGGCCATGAGTGCAACCAGAAGGCGAAGGTTTGCCCCGACCCATCTAGGTTTGCCAACTGGGACCAAATCCACATGACCGAGAAGGCATACAATGTCATCGCTAATGGGGTGCTCAACGGCCCGTACGCGGACACCCCGTTGCTCCACACTTGCTAG